A window of Persicobacter psychrovividus contains these coding sequences:
- a CDS encoding type IX secretion system membrane protein PorP/SprF has protein sequence MTPIRKSITILTALILLMWVPAHAQRKLLQSQYMVNYMQVNPAVVGLNRFTEFRLSARNQWAGVKGAPTTYFGGLNMPINYHKTAHEENQELYQDVVGYDERPHHGFGISAMNDQVGVIEQVRAYGTYAYHLQLTPKIMLSTGLSIGVINTHVNRDEIVLYDKNDTAVDEIQDAARADLQVGFWLHSINWFAGFSTFEINRNNDFGKKDVRVHPAYYLTGGYRFVLSRDIDFIPSVMVRSASLEENALDYNLKVRYQSILWAGLSMRGVNYGFDPSELVFLCGADLRNGITFAYSYDYQMSEIKTVSHGSHEFTVGYALRGKRQRRLNRRNFW, from the coding sequence ATGACTCCTATAAGAAAAAGCATTACAATATTAACAGCACTGATCCTGCTGATGTGGGTTCCTGCGCATGCCCAGCGAAAACTGTTGCAGTCCCAGTATATGGTGAACTATATGCAAGTCAATCCTGCGGTGGTAGGGCTGAACCGTTTTACGGAATTCCGACTCTCGGCCAGGAATCAGTGGGCAGGGGTGAAAGGTGCACCGACGACCTATTTTGGTGGTCTGAATATGCCGATCAACTACCATAAAACAGCCCATGAAGAAAATCAGGAGCTGTATCAGGATGTGGTGGGCTATGATGAACGCCCGCACCACGGCTTCGGAATTTCCGCCATGAACGATCAGGTGGGGGTTATCGAGCAGGTCCGTGCCTATGGAACTTACGCTTATCACCTGCAACTTACACCCAAAATTATGCTCTCCACAGGGCTTTCCATCGGGGTAATCAATACCCATGTCAATCGTGATGAGATCGTACTTTACGATAAAAATGATACTGCGGTGGATGAAATTCAGGATGCCGCCCGTGCCGATTTGCAGGTGGGATTCTGGTTGCATTCGATCAATTGGTTCGCTGGCTTCTCCACCTTCGAGATCAACAGAAACAATGATTTTGGCAAGAAAGATGTGCGTGTTCACCCAGCGTATTACCTCACGGGTGGTTACCGTTTTGTGCTTAGCCGTGATATCGATTTTATCCCTTCAGTAATGGTCCGTTCAGCAAGTTTGGAGGAAAATGCCCTTGATTATAACTTAAAAGTACGTTATCAGTCCATTCTTTGGGCAGGGCTTTCCATGCGTGGGGTCAATTATGGGTTTGATCCGAGCGAGTTGGTATTCCTTTGCGGGGCCGATCTGCGTAATGGCATCACTTTCGCTTATTCTTACGACTATCAAATGTCGGAAATCAAAACCGTATCGCACGGATCGCATGAATTTACCGTCGGCTATGCCCTTCGGGGAAAAAGACAAAGAAGACTTAACCGCAGAAATTTCTGGTAA
- a CDS encoding OmpA family protein: MNSFLKLSGASLLLIFSLQANAQIKKAEALFDQDQYAEAVPYFQQALEKNDKAAIRYELAVCYLKDNQPQQALELFEQLLQKGAHKKLPLLQFDYAQCLQKVGEQKLSKVAYAQFLQTIEDHRVPLENHNDLKEAVAIARRALEPKQGEVADSLRYSTTHFHELEELGQGYGRFSPSLLPGRASFMAHKEKESGENAYRSFVLNNKKWQMSDVSLPSVAVENHQGGGCLSPDGNTFYFVKRAKRKPSQIYIAHKKNGQWQKAKVMRDLINDPYYDNISPQLSPTGDTLFFASNRPQGKGKFDIYFARKGKNDHWGRAHNLSAVNTEGNEINPFFDGKYQQLVFSSDGYGGMGGYDMFVYRPKEDVVANLGAPYNSENDDCKLAVLRSQERVIFNSNRTAVEGFKLYEADLFRIIDSLIVRGRVLDSLAQAPMMAKLTFTLQNAQHEDSLVNINLTTDSTGAFEFKLPKAVRQYAIVASADGYVTKLDTLKTQASDTLVNQLIELSPVIPDAFDERIYFDFDKNTIKQVYVKDLQDLMDFLQKRPNINIEVQGYTDSYGSKAYNIKLGERRAKAVQKYLVEHGVDPAKLTTKSFGEDHPFESNKTLKGRKANRRVEFDIK, from the coding sequence ATGAACTCATTTTTAAAACTTTCAGGGGCAAGCCTTTTGCTGATTTTCAGCCTGCAGGCCAATGCCCAGATCAAAAAAGCCGAAGCACTTTTCGATCAGGATCAGTATGCTGAGGCGGTGCCTTATTTTCAGCAGGCACTTGAAAAAAACGATAAAGCAGCGATACGTTATGAGTTGGCTGTCTGCTATTTGAAAGACAACCAGCCGCAACAAGCCCTCGAACTTTTCGAGCAGTTGCTGCAAAAAGGGGCGCATAAAAAATTGCCTTTATTGCAGTTTGATTATGCACAGTGCTTACAAAAAGTCGGGGAGCAGAAGTTGTCTAAAGTTGCTTATGCGCAGTTTTTACAAACCATAGAAGACCACCGGGTGCCACTCGAAAATCACAATGATCTAAAAGAAGCCGTGGCAATTGCGCGACGTGCGCTGGAGCCCAAGCAGGGTGAAGTAGCAGATTCCTTGCGGTATTCCACCACGCATTTTCATGAACTTGAAGAGCTTGGGCAGGGCTATGGTCGATTTTCACCGAGCCTGTTGCCAGGCCGAGCGTCCTTTATGGCGCATAAAGAAAAGGAAAGTGGAGAAAATGCCTATCGTTCTTTTGTGCTGAACAATAAAAAATGGCAAATGTCTGATGTTTCGCTGCCCAGTGTAGCGGTAGAAAATCATCAGGGGGGTGGGTGTCTGAGCCCTGACGGGAACACCTTTTACTTTGTCAAAAGGGCAAAACGAAAGCCGAGTCAGATTTATATTGCCCACAAAAAGAATGGACAGTGGCAGAAAGCCAAAGTGATGCGGGACCTGATCAATGACCCATATTATGATAATATTTCACCACAGCTTTCACCGACAGGCGATACCTTGTTTTTTGCAAGTAACCGCCCACAGGGAAAAGGAAAATTTGATATTTATTTCGCACGAAAAGGGAAAAATGACCACTGGGGTAGAGCGCATAATCTGTCGGCAGTGAACACCGAGGGAAATGAAATCAATCCGTTTTTCGATGGGAAGTATCAGCAGTTGGTATTCTCAAGCGACGGATATGGGGGAATGGGCGGATACGACATGTTCGTTTATCGTCCGAAAGAAGATGTGGTGGCCAATCTTGGCGCTCCCTATAACAGTGAAAATGATGATTGCAAGCTCGCAGTATTGCGCTCACAGGAACGGGTGATTTTCAATTCAAACCGAACGGCTGTGGAAGGCTTCAAATTGTATGAAGCAGATTTGTTCCGCATCATCGACAGTCTGATTGTCCGTGGACGCGTGCTCGATTCACTGGCTCAGGCACCAATGATGGCCAAGCTGACTTTTACCCTGCAAAATGCACAACATGAGGATTCGCTGGTCAACATTAATCTGACCACAGATTCTACTGGGGCTTTTGAATTCAAACTGCCCAAAGCCGTGCGTCAGTATGCAATTGTTGCTTCTGCAGATGGTTATGTGACTAAATTGGATACCCTGAAAACACAGGCTTCAGACACTTTGGTGAATCAGCTCATTGAGTTGTCGCCTGTTATTCCTGATGCTTTCGATGAACGCATTTATTTCGATTTCGATAAAAATACGATCAAGCAGGTATATGTAAAAGACCTTCAGGACTTGATGGATTTCTTACAGAAACGACCAAACATCAATATTGAAGTTCAGGGATACACCGACAGTTATGGCTCGAAAGCCTATAACATCAAACTTGGTGAACGCCGTGCGAAAGCAGTGCAAAAATATCTGGTCGAACATGGGGTAGATCCAGCTAAATTGACCACCAAGTCATTTGGGGAGGATCATCCGTTTGAGTCTAACAAAACACTCAAAGGACGAAAGGCCAACCGCCGCGTTGAATTTGATATCAAATAA
- a CDS encoding TonB-dependent receptor, with protein MKSHYLFLLTILLLPFGQLHAQQKCLHGKITNEKNEPLVGITILQVGTNNATASNQKGEFDLDYSNTASPKIQIQGIGYKTSQQPIEAADGHTRKTYKIQEDILGLDQVVVTATRSAMNRKEAPVIVQVTDHKALEAVQAVSLVDGLAFQPGLFVENNCQNCGFTGVRMNGLETAYTQIVIDGRPIFSSLNAVYGLEQIPTNMIERVEVVRGGGSALYGGNAIAGTINVITKNPIQNDVEVSSNQMVNDQGARDQSYSFGANVVSDSYKSGISMQGFHRERDHWDADGDGFSEIGQMNATALNMKAFYTPSAYSKVILNAGYTYENRRGGNKFELQPHETDITEMTTHHIKNVGITYEQFTKNRKHKFSAYASNQSTDRDSYYGAGMDENAYGTTKGNNFVSGLQYVGNLDHFLGGSAIFTSGTEFLQEDLRDQMPGYNRDINQTIQQVGWYNQIDWSIIEGLKFNAGLRFDHHSEVDPIILNPRFSLLYDIQKNFQMRLGYARGFRGPQVFDEDLHITAVGGDMQMIYNAEDLDAEYSDSYTVSWDYSKSVGNNQFSLTVDGFLTRHKNAFIIEANGRDDQGNQIFERRNGAGATITGVSVAPKYAYSDKILMQAGATFQQSTFDEAVAWSEDESVAGEQSFLRTPNFYGFYTLSYMPTDRWTINLAGNYTGKMLVSHFAGYIEQDRLENVQDFFTQHIKLAYQFPVDESKMTLEAGVQNIFNQFQNDFDQGADRDAGYVYGPLRPRTYFIGLRFNI; from the coding sequence ATGAAATCACATTATTTATTCCTACTAACGATTTTATTATTACCTTTTGGTCAATTGCACGCACAACAAAAATGTTTGCATGGCAAAATCACCAACGAAAAAAATGAGCCACTTGTAGGCATCACCATCCTGCAAGTTGGAACAAACAATGCCACAGCATCGAACCAAAAAGGGGAATTTGACCTTGACTATTCCAATACTGCCAGCCCGAAAATTCAAATTCAGGGCATCGGCTATAAAACAAGCCAGCAGCCCATCGAAGCGGCAGACGGACACACACGAAAAACCTACAAAATTCAGGAAGATATTTTAGGCCTTGATCAGGTCGTGGTAACGGCCACCAGAAGCGCGATGAACAGAAAAGAAGCGCCTGTTATTGTTCAGGTTACTGACCACAAAGCTTTAGAGGCGGTGCAGGCGGTATCATTGGTGGACGGTTTGGCTTTTCAGCCAGGCTTATTTGTCGAGAATAATTGCCAAAACTGTGGCTTCACAGGCGTAAGAATGAATGGGTTGGAAACGGCCTACACGCAAATTGTGATCGACGGTCGCCCTATTTTCAGCTCACTGAATGCAGTATATGGACTCGAGCAAATTCCTACCAACATGATCGAACGGGTTGAAGTGGTACGTGGGGGTGGTTCAGCGCTTTATGGTGGAAATGCCATTGCAGGAACGATCAATGTGATCACTAAAAACCCTATTCAGAACGACGTAGAGGTATCTTCAAACCAAATGGTGAACGATCAGGGGGCACGAGATCAGTCTTACAGCTTTGGCGCCAATGTGGTTAGCGACAGCTACAAATCGGGAATTTCCATGCAAGGATTTCACCGTGAGCGCGACCACTGGGATGCTGATGGTGATGGCTTTTCAGAAATCGGGCAAATGAATGCCACCGCTTTGAACATGAAAGCTTTTTATACCCCTTCGGCCTATAGCAAAGTCATTTTAAATGCGGGTTATACTTATGAAAACCGACGTGGCGGTAACAAATTTGAGTTGCAACCACACGAGACGGACATCACGGAAATGACTACCCACCATATTAAAAATGTAGGCATCACCTACGAGCAATTTACCAAGAACAGAAAGCATAAATTTTCCGCCTACGCCTCCAATCAGTCCACTGATCGCGACAGTTATTATGGTGCTGGAATGGATGAAAATGCCTACGGAACCACCAAGGGAAATAACTTCGTGAGCGGCCTGCAGTACGTGGGTAATTTGGATCATTTTTTAGGTGGATCAGCGATTTTCACCAGTGGAACAGAATTCCTTCAGGAAGATTTAAGAGATCAGATGCCAGGCTACAATCGTGATATCAATCAAACTATCCAACAGGTGGGCTGGTACAACCAAATTGACTGGAGCATTATCGAAGGGCTGAAATTTAATGCTGGGTTGCGCTTCGACCATCACAGTGAAGTAGATCCTATTATCCTCAACCCAAGATTCAGTTTACTATATGATATTCAGAAGAATTTTCAGATGCGTTTGGGTTATGCCCGTGGATTCCGTGGCCCACAGGTTTTTGATGAAGACCTTCACATTACTGCCGTGGGTGGTGATATGCAGATGATCTATAATGCCGAGGACCTGGATGCGGAATACTCTGATAGTTACACCGTATCCTGGGACTACAGCAAATCGGTAGGAAACAATCAGTTCAGCCTTACCGTGGACGGCTTCCTGACCAGACACAAAAATGCATTTATTATTGAAGCCAACGGCCGCGACGATCAGGGTAATCAAATTTTTGAGCGAAGAAATGGCGCAGGAGCAACAATTACTGGCGTATCTGTGGCCCCAAAATATGCTTATAGTGATAAAATACTGATGCAGGCGGGTGCCACATTTCAGCAATCTACTTTTGACGAAGCCGTGGCATGGTCGGAAGACGAAAGCGTTGCTGGAGAGCAGTCATTCTTGCGAACACCCAATTTCTATGGCTTCTACACTTTGAGCTATATGCCCACTGACCGCTGGACCATCAACCTTGCCGGAAATTATACGGGGAAAATGTTGGTGAGCCATTTCGCAGGCTATATTGAGCAGGATCGTCTGGAAAACGTACAGGATTTTTTCACCCAGCACATCAAGCTGGCTTATCAGTTCCCTGTGGATGAGTCAAAAATGACCCTTGAGGCAGGTGTACAGAATATTTTCAATCAGTTCCAGAATGACTTTGACCAAGGGGCTGACCGTGATGCAGGCTATGTGTACGGTCCATTGCGTCCAAGGACTTATTTCATCGGTTTACGATTTAACATCTGA
- a CDS encoding VF530 family protein yields the protein MTTFEKKAMAENNEQVNNPLHGVKLADMVEGLVAWYGWDELGERINIRCFNFNPSVKSSLSFLRKTPWARERVEGLYLKMLRDQKK from the coding sequence ATGACTACCTTTGAAAAAAAAGCAATGGCGGAAAATAATGAACAGGTGAATAATCCTCTGCATGGGGTGAAATTGGCGGATATGGTTGAAGGCCTGGTGGCTTGGTATGGTTGGGATGAATTGGGGGAGCGCATCAATATTCGGTGCTTTAATTTTAATCCTTCCGTAAAGTCAAGTTTGAGTTTTTTAAGGAAAACGCCATGGGCAAGGGAGCGGGTAGAAGGCCTATACCTTAAAATGTTGCGGGATCAGAAAAAGTAA
- a CDS encoding porin family protein produces MRLLALFFTFFICSLRLQAQEIQVGLRTGLNVANVTDLNAEARFGISAGVVGNLPLTDKIFIQPELNYDQQGAVEKGSILGEDFQVRYKLNYINLPVMFKYYVEGGFFLQAGPQLGYLIKNDMNIEGESSGISFDLDDTKKFDFSLGLGAGYQYGNYFVDARYKFGLVNVYEIDNSEDNFQNRVFQLSFGYLI; encoded by the coding sequence ATGAGATTATTAGCATTATTTTTTACTTTTTTTATATGTTCTTTACGGCTTCAAGCGCAGGAAATTCAAGTGGGACTTCGAACAGGTTTGAATGTTGCCAATGTTACTGATCTAAATGCGGAGGCGCGTTTTGGCATCAGTGCTGGAGTCGTTGGAAATTTACCCTTAACCGATAAAATTTTCATTCAGCCGGAATTGAATTACGATCAGCAGGGAGCGGTGGAGAAAGGTTCTATTCTCGGTGAGGATTTTCAGGTCCGATATAAACTCAATTATATCAACCTGCCAGTGATGTTTAAATATTATGTTGAGGGGGGATTTTTTCTTCAAGCGGGTCCACAATTGGGCTACCTGATAAAAAATGATATGAATATCGAGGGAGAATCCTCAGGTATATCGTTTGATCTGGATGATACCAAAAAGTTTGATTTTTCCCTCGGTCTGGGTGCAGGATACCAGTATGGAAATTATTTTGTGGATGCACGGTATAAATTTGGTCTGGTGAATGTTTATGAAATAGATAACAGTGAGGACAATTTTCAAAATAGGGTCTTTCAGTTGTCATTTGGTTATTTAATATAG
- a CDS encoding porin family protein has translation MKNAVLFFIFFLFTFHLQAQGLRAGLNVSNISDLNTKSTSGLSIGYVLGSDLDDKIHLQYEFNYDQLGAVKQGSGANDDYVITYNCNYLTTALTAKFFVVEGLYFQAGPQISYLLKKEAEKEGDFPEEEFDMDNISSFPISFMGGIGYQYKNIALDARYSLGILDVTHAMSGNETATKYQNRVFQLSFGVYM, from the coding sequence ATGAAAAATGCTGTCTTATTTTTTATCTTTTTTTTATTCACATTTCACCTTCAAGCACAAGGGTTACGAGCTGGATTAAATGTATCCAACATTTCTGATTTAAATACAAAATCCACATCAGGGTTAAGTATTGGTTATGTTTTGGGCTCTGATTTAGACGATAAAATTCATCTGCAGTACGAATTTAATTATGATCAACTGGGGGCCGTTAAACAAGGAAGTGGGGCCAACGATGACTATGTGATAACTTATAATTGTAACTATCTTACTACAGCTTTAACGGCTAAATTCTTTGTTGTTGAGGGACTTTACTTTCAGGCAGGCCCTCAAATAAGTTATTTATTAAAGAAAGAGGCAGAGAAAGAAGGGGACTTTCCTGAGGAGGAATTTGATATGGATAATATAAGTAGTTTCCCAATATCGTTCATGGGGGGGATCGGATATCAATACAAGAATATAGCGCTTGATGCACGATATAGTTTGGGGATTTTGGATGTTACTCATGCTATGAGTGGTAATGAAACAGCTACCAAATATCAAAATAGGGTCTTTCAGTTGTCATTTGGTGTATATATGTAA